Proteins from a genomic interval of Oryctolagus cuniculus chromosome 8, mOryCun1.1, whole genome shotgun sequence:
- the LOC108176049 gene encoding uncharacterized protein, with protein MLLAEPDFRKSTPRASAPVPEEQKRSLPVQGSDASCLERPPHQRPWGVRRWTPQAARRCIRGATAAANGECACARRCAPEVAPCAPEVAPCGPLCSGRSPRRSSLLLPESPREPSGAVLDAAGGACGRPKSPGVRPGSERLRPEAAAAGTLPFWKCVGAVLFLGSFRKSTPRASAPVPEEQKRSLHPASWSSLLEHVLSTGAKPSNKEVSSQEQHLQEGPGCWCRRSGSRFNRTLRFVPPRLVSLLKMFVRIICRPWPQAGDTRAFRSQGKGRINCVLYCML; from the exons ATGCTGCTGGCGGAGCCTGA CTTCCGGAAGTCTACCCCTCGGGCCTCGGCTCCTGTTCCAGAGGAGCAGAAACGCTCTTTG cctgtcCAAGGTTCTGACGCCTCATG CCTGGAGAGGCCGCCCCACCAGCGGCCCTGGGGCGTCAGACGCTGGACGCCGCAGGCAGCGCGCAGATGCATTCGTGGCGCCACGGCGGCCGCCAAtggggagtgcgcctgcgcccgGCGCTGTGCCCCGGAAGTGGCCCCTTGTGCCCCGGAAGTGGCCCCTTGTGGCCCGCTGTGCTCAGGTAGGAGTCCTCGGCGGTCCAGTCTGCTGCTGCCGGAGAGCCCGCGCGAGCCGTCCGGAGCCGTCCTGGACGCTGCCGGCGGAGCCTGCGGGAGACCCAAATCCCCCGGGGTCAGgccgggctcagagaggctgcggCCCGAGGCTGCCGCGGCAGGTACCTTGCCCTTCTGGAAATGTGTAGGCGCGGTCCTCTTCTTGGGCAGCTTCCGGAAGTCTACCCCTCGGGCCTCGGCTCCTGTTCCAGAGGAGCAGAAACGCTCTTTG CATCCAGCGTCGTGGAGTTCTTTGTTGGAACATGTACTGAGCACTGGCGCTAAGCCTTCGAACAAGGAGGTGAGCAGCCAAGAGCAACACCTGCAGGAAGGGCCGGGCTGCTGGTGTCGGAGGAGTGGCAGTAGGTTCAACAGGACCCTCAGGTTTGTCCCTCCTCGCCTGGTGAGTCTTCTCAAAATGTTTGTGCGTATCATATGCCggccctggccacaggcaggggacacTCGGGCCTTCAGGAGCCAGGGGAAAGGAAGGATAAATTGTGTATTATATTGTATGTTGTAA